From the Lactobacillus sp. PV034 genome, the window TTCTTAGCATTAGCCATTTCTTCATAAGCAGATTGATCTTCTAACAAGCGAATCATTTCTTGCTTCACCTGATCTTCTTGAGTTCCCACTAATTTTAAGGTTCCTGCTTTAACTCCCTCTGGTCTTTCAGTGGTATCACGTAAGACCAAGACCGGTTTACCCAAAGATGGGGCTTCTTCTTGAACACCACCTGAATCTGTCATAATGAAGAAAGAGCGCTTAGCTAAATTATGAAAATCTACAACATCAAGGGGGTCAATCAAATGGATCCGTGGGTCTCCACCTAAAACTTCTTTAGCCACTTCTTGAACCCTAGGAGATAAGTGAACTGGATAAATTATTTCAACATCATCATGTGAATCAACGACTTGTTTCATTACTTTAAAGACCCGTCTCATTGGTTCACCTTGATTTTCCCGACGGTGCATAGTTACCAAGATAACACGATTACCAGGTTTTATTTCATCCAAAACATCATGATGATAATCTTTTTGAACTGTTTGTTGAAGTGCATCAATTGCAGTATTTCCAGTAATAAAAATATTATCAGCTGGATGATTTTCAGTAATTAAGTTTGCCTTACTCAATGCAGTTGGGGCAAAATAAAGATCTGTCAGGTCATCAGTCATTTGACGATTCATTTCCTCAGGAAATGGGGAATATTTATTCCAAGTACGCAGTCCAGCCTCAACGTGACCCAATGTAGTTTGTTCATAAAATGTAGCTAACCCAGCGGCAAAGCTAGTTGTCGTATCGCCATGGACTAGAACAATATTGGGAGTCTCTTTTTTAATTACCTTTCCCATATCTAAAAGGACTTTTGCCGTAATATCACCTAAAGTTTGATTCTTATGCATAATGTTAAAATCATAATCAGGTTTGATTTTGAAGATATCCAAAACTTGATCTAACATTTCACGATGTTGTGCGGTAACAACCGTTACTTCATCAAATCGATCATCTTTTTTTAACTTTAAAACTAAAGGCGCCATCTTGATTGCTTCTGGACGTGTTCCAAAAACAGTCATTACTTTGATCTTCTTCATAAAATACCTCCCAATAATTACTTCTACTATACCTTAAAGTAAACGGTTTTTGTACTAGTGAAATATAAATATTAATTGCAAATCACTTTATTTTAAAGAAAGGAATTATCATGGATTGGATTTTACTTTTAACTGGTTTAATGATTATCATTACTATTTTTCTTTTAGTTTTTAGCTTAAATAACTTTTATTCGAAAAGAATGCGTTATTGCCTTGTAATAATGGGAGTTATCTGTTTGTTTATTACAATATATCTAATTTACTTAGTACTTTCTAAACCATGGTTAGAATTATAAAAGCTTCGATAATTATGACCCCCGTGAGAATAATACGGGGTGCTATATCAAGGTTTATGGCTAATTTGTGCATCATCTGTGCATCACTTCAAAAAAATAAAAAATTAATCCATAGATTGAGTATCTTTATTCTTAAAATTATTAGTAGAAATAATATCTATAAGAAGAAAGGAAAAAATATTATGAATTTTAAAAAATACAGTAATATCATAAAGTGGATAGTTTTTGGATCAATTGTAGGGATAATTATTTCAATAGGTGGACTATTGTGGACCTTAAGATTCAATTTGGAAGCATGGTTGTATAGTTCCTCATTTTTTATTCTTTTTGTAATATATTTAATTTGCTTTCGCCTAGTAATAAAATCAAAGAAATTAATAACTAAAAAAATATGTTTTTCTGTTCTCAACTCGTCTACTTCTTTATTAGGTACAATTTTCATAATTGCTTTTATAAACTATCTTATTTCTCTCAATGATAAGAAAATTAGTCTGATTATTTTTTATTTATAATTGGTTGTATTATAGTATATATTTTTATCAACCTTGGCAAAGATTATGCAAAAGAAAAAATCAACAAATAGCCGTTTTGTCAATAATTGTTCTTAATCCACCATACCTTAATTGACAAAATGGGGGTTTTGTCAATTAAGGTACGATTACTTAGTAATAATTATGGACAAAACGAAGTTTTGTTAATTTAGAAACGCAAAAAAGCCACTTCAGAGCATCAACGCTCCAAAGTGGCTTTTCTTCTATAATATTTTACTTAAAGGTTCCTAGTGGCTTATCGCCTTCACGGCAAACAAGGTAGCCATAGCTATCATTGCGTGGCTGTCTAATCCAGACATAGCCACCATGACGAGAATAAGCATCGTATTTAACTGTGGTACCTGCTGGTAAGGTGCTAATCAATTTGCTTTGTGGAGTAGCTCCCCATCTTAAATTGATGCTTGTACCAGTAGTAAAAGTACCTGTTTCTTTAGTCCATTTGTGACCTAAACTGTCTGTCCAAGTTTGAGGTGTTGGAGTAGCAGGTTGAGGTGCAACCGGCTTAGATGTTGGTACTGAAATAGCACTATCGCCCTTAGCAATTTTTTGCCAGCTTTCCTTATCAAGGTAGACCATACTTCTATCCATATCTCCACCAGTAAACTGCCATGCCGTCATAGCTTTATAAGGTGCAATACTGAAGCTTGCATTAGGAGTAGTCCATGAAGCCCAACTCATAGAAGCATACCAAGCTAACCAAAGCCCACAATTGTCAACGCAATTTGCTACTTGACTGAGTCCTGCTTGACCAGTGTAGACTAGTGGCCAAACCCCAGTTAGAGCATGGAATTTATCCACGAATCTTCTTACGTAAGTAGTGTTGCCCCAACTAGAGTTTTGATATTCTTCCCAGTCGACAGCGGGAACAGCCTCGCCGATGTAATTCTTTGCATTGTTGTAGAAGTATTGCGCTTCCGCTTCAGGATTACCACCGCCACAATAATGGTATACACCAAGGAGCTTACCTGCCTTCTTAGCCGCTTGATAGTCAGTATCACAATAAGGGTTTACATATCCTGTACCTTGAGTAGCCTTTACCATAGTAATATCAGTTCCTGCTTGCGTAGCGAAACTTCTAGGACTTCCGCTAAACACGTCTACCATTTTAAGCATCTTTGTTACCTCCTTGTTTATTTTTCATGTAGGCATATTGAACTGCTCCTTCAGCAGTATTTTTATCAGTTCCTTCTGGTGCTTTCATCATCACGTCAGCTACTGCATCTTTGAATTTATTAATCCCAGCCTTATCAGTAAAACGGCTTTGATTAGCAACTGCCCAATCAGCAAGTACACCAACATGTTTAATTTTCTCGGCCATGGTTGGGTCTGCTTTCTTTGCGTAGTGATAATAGGAAGAAATTGCACCTGCAATAGCAAATACGATTACTCCAACCCATGGGAGCCAATCATTAATCATTTGCATTTTCTTTTTCTCGCTTTCTAAGGTTGCTATTTTTAATTCTTAAAGTTTTATTTTTTTCTTCTAATTCTTCAATTTTATTTTTTAGTTCTTGGTTCTCTTTCTCAATTTCTTCATAGCCCTCTTCTGCATCCCTCCACCGCTGTCGATAAAGTTCTAAATCTTGCCGTAATTCTTCTTTATCTTCCTTAGTAGTATCATGTTTCTGCTTTTGAAAAGCAGAAAAAGCAGTTAATCCCCCGACTATGCTAGAAAGTAGAAGAGCAACTTGTTGAACGAAGTCCCGCCACTCTTGCATAGTTATCGCCTACTTTCTACGTTTAATCGTTGGACTACGTCTTGCACAATATTCAATTAATAGCAATGCCCCAAGCTGAAATATAGCAGCTACTACTAAACCAGGGACTTGAAATGCCAATGCATGACCTATTTCTAAAACGATAATCATGGTTAAATAAAAGGCACTTGCTCCAAGCAAAATTGTATTAGCAAGTTGATTAGTTCCACCTGCTAATACAAAAGCAAAGTAACAAGTACCTAAAATTATTGCAATTGCATCAATACGGTCATCATTAAAAATATCATGCCACTCAGGTGGCCAAAGGAAAAAACTATCTGTAACTAAAAGATAAAAACCAGTTAGAAGTAAAAGAAGTCCAATAATTAAATGAATAGGATTAGCATTAAGCCGTTGTCGTACTCTCTGAATTTCTTTCTTCATAATTTTCTCCTGTAATTCTCTTATATGCGTCTGAACCCACACAGCCCATTTTTACGAAGTTAGCAATATTTTTCTTCGTGTAAATTCCCATATCGTAGTATTTTTTATAAAAAAATTCAAAGCTTTTAGCTAAATCAAACATATTATTCTCCCTTCCGTGAGCTCATCAATGTACTCATCATCTGAATAATTTGCGCATTCTGCTCTGCATTGGCCTTATTGCTTTCTGTCAGTGTTTCTTGTAATCGAGTCATTTTCTGATATGCGTCTTCTGCACTGGCTTCTTCCCATCTAAACGTTTCCCAATTAAATTTCGGATGTTTAATTCCTTTTGGTTCTTCAATAATAAATGGTCTAACTGTATAGTCAAGTTTTGGAAAAGGAATAGCCACACAATCAAACTGATCATTTGATACGTAAACAATCTGATTATATAAAGGATTATCCTTCAAATATGTATTGGTAATTTTCTCTTTTGCTTCTTCAAGTGAAATATCTACACCCTTAGAATTCTGCACAATTGTTTCTTCTGCCATTTTATTCCTCCTAATTACTTAATTTTTCTTTGCAGTTCAGCAACTTCTCTTTTCAAATCTTTTATATCTGCTAAGGCATTATTATGGTCAATAATTGCGTTTAATATTCCTTGACTATTTGGAGTTCCATTCTCATCTGTAAATGTAATCCATGGGAAAATATTACTATTATCTATTGTTCTAATAGCAAATTGTCCCTGAACCCCAATAAATAACTGTTGTTTCCAGCCTTTCCATGCCTTTGGATTATTCAAAGTAATTATCTGACCAGAAGCTGTAAAATATCCACCCACATTAAAGTTATACACAGTCTGAATTCCTTGAGGTAGATTAGAAATAGTATTATCTGTTGGATTAGTTAAATAGTCTTTCGAGTAACCAACATAACTATCCAACTTCCCTTCAAATTCATTACGTAAACTAGGGATTTTAGAATTGGTTAATTGCTCAACTTGTTCAACTGTAGTTTCATCTGGTAGTTGTTGCCACTGCGTTAGTCGATAAATTGTACCAGAATTTTCTCCCATTATTCTTCTATAAATACTACCTTCAGCTGTCACCATAAACTGACTATATAACTTTGTAGAGTGATCGGATGCATTAATAGGTACATGTGGATCTGTTGTTATAATTAGGCCACTATAATGAACTTTTTGACCATCTACAGTTAATTCTGCATCATCTACCGGCTGCACTCCTGGATTAAGAAAATTAATTTCCGTTCCATCAAGGGTAGCCATATTGCTAGATAGTGTGACAGTATGATTATTAAGATGATTTATTTCATCGATATTGGCTTTATTCTTTAACTTATTATCAATCTCATTCTTAGTGTAGGTATCTATCTTATCAGCTTTATTAGTGTTGAGCTTAGAAATTTTATTGTCCTCTTCTTTAAGTAATTTTTCTATCTCTACTTTACTTAATGTTTCACCTTTGGTGTAGACATCATCAGGACTCACTTGTACAGAAACGTTATCTGTTCTTCCTACAACAAGGTATGCAATAAAATTAAACTTAAAAAGTGTATTATCGGTATACGCAGGAATAAATTCTGCATTCTTTGCTGTAACTATCGCATAAAGGAATTCTTTCCCATTTTCTTCCTGTGCATAAAATCCAATAGTTTTAACACTGTATCCTGTTTTTACTTCCCTATTATCAAAGGTAGCTCTAACTGCAATCGTTGAAGCTTGGTTAATATCAGTATCAGACACATCTTGTACTGATACAGTTTGTACAACATCTGCAATGGCTGTCATAGATTGTAATTCTTGAATATTCTTTTTTGTTAAATCGTCAAAAGATGAAACACCTTTTGTAAGTTTAAATTTTGCTTGTCCTTTATTAGCTCTTTTAGCTAAATCTAATCCCGCATCAGTAAGAATTGACTTATTATACTCTGACATTCTTTACCTCCTTAATTATTAAATTGGTCTTCATTAGCTAAAGCCATTCCATTAACTCTGACAACTGAACTTAATCCAACATTCAATCTTTCATTAATTGAACTTGTGGCAAGTTTTACTTTAATCTCATACAACATATTAGCTGGAAGATATATATTCAATAGTTTTCTTACTGTAATTAGTTGCGTGTCTGTAATATCATCTCTGTCAGCAACAATATTTACCTTTCGCTTACCATACTCAACGATTGCTGTAGCTTTGATATTCATAGTTCTTAGCAATTGGTTAAAATAAATTAATGTAATTGGCTTAGGAGGTAAAATATGCGTTAAGACCTCATTACGTCTTTCTTCTAATGTTTCTCCTTTTTGCGGAATAATCTGGTATTGACTTTCAAAGATGGAAATCCCTGTACTATCCGCTTGTGAAATAAATTGATTTAAAAGTTGCTGGTGATATAAATCTTCAAAACTTGCAAGACTAGATCCTTGAGCTTTTAGAAGCTCATCCATTTCATAAACCTTTTCATAGTAATCTGGTTTATATGCTAATAAGTCCGTCTTACGCATTGACTGTTACCTCCCCTAATATTGGCAATTGAGAAGTAGTTTCATTAAAAATCAAATTAATATCATTTTCTTTATCGTTAAGTTTAGGTAATTGTGCATTAGCAATACCATCTAAGTTCATTATTTTTGAAAGTATTTTCGAACGATAAATTGTTACCGCATATCCTCTTCCTATAACAGGATTGATGTTATCCCAGTCATTCCTTAATTCTTTAAAGTAGTCCTCGATGGTGCTTTGCACTGTGCTCCTTATCGTATTGATATTTGCATTAGGCGCAAGCATTATATCGATCATGACATTAACCTTTAAAAGAGTTGGTGTAACTACGGTAACTTTGTGGTCAATTGGTGCTAAACCAACTCCCATCCCACTTTGTTCAGCTGGATCAATAGTGTTTTTAACTTCATCTATCAAACCTTGACTAGCTGGCATCAAGTCATTATTAAGAATTACTAATTTGACTGTCCCTCCACCATTCCATACTGGATAGACTTGAACTGCTCCCACATCAGTGATTGAACTTGTCATCTTTACATAATCAGAAATATTTCCACCGTAAGAAATCCAATCTGAGGGGCTAAGAAGTCGTTCACGTAAATGTTCATCAGTTTCTTCATCTCTAGCAGGTGCTATAATCTCAGTAATTTCTGCCCACGATAAGGCATCGTTAGGAGTAATCGGTAGGATTTGACCTAAATACCCATTCGCTACACTCCCTGCATCTTCTGCACGTAAAACTAGACTTAAATCATCTTTTATCTGAATCACGGTATAAAAAATAGGACTATCGCCAATACTGGCGAATTGGTCCCCTACCTTTACGTTATCTAGTATTTTTTTATCTTCATTTTTTGCTATTGCTTTTACTTTAGCATTTGTAGCTGGGTATCTGTTAGTGCCATGCTCTACCGCTCGATAGTCCAGAAACTCACCTTGACTTGTTTGGGTATAGGTAAGCTTGATAATATTAGCTAATTGTAATGCCTGTTGTCCCATAACCTGTGCAGCTGGTGCTAGGGCATCCCAAATAATAGATCCTTCTCGTTTATCTATATCATCAGGCACTGTATCAAGCATTTTTTGTAAGAAATAGTTGCTATCTTTAGTTTGAATATCTCTAATTAATTCACTTGGCGTCACCTATTTGCACCTCACTTTCTATTGGAACTTCACCATAATTTGTAACACATGATCCT encodes:
- the wecB gene encoding non-hydrolyzing UDP-N-acetylglucosamine 2-epimerase, giving the protein MKKIKVMTVFGTRPEAIKMAPLVLKLKKDDRFDEVTVVTAQHREMLDQVLDIFKIKPDYDFNIMHKNQTLGDITAKVLLDMGKVIKKETPNIVLVHGDTTTSFAAGLATFYEQTTLGHVEAGLRTWNKYSPFPEEMNRQMTDDLTDLYFAPTALSKANLITENHPADNIFITGNTAIDALQQTVQKDYHHDVLDEIKPGNRVILVTMHRRENQGEPMRRVFKVMKQVVDSHDDVEIIYPVHLSPRVQEVAKEVLGGDPRIHLIDPLDVVDFHNLAKRSFFIMTDSGGVQEEAPSLGKPVLVLRDTTERPEGVKAGTLKLVGTQEDQVKQEMIRLLEDQSAYEEMANAKNPYGDGHAADRIMDAIAYYFAKDKNERPIDFK
- a CDS encoding GH25 family lysozyme encodes the protein MLKMVDVFSGSPRSFATQAGTDITMVKATQGTGYVNPYCDTDYQAAKKAGKLLGVYHYCGGGNPEAEAQYFYNNAKNYIGEAVPAVDWEEYQNSSWGNTTYVRRFVDKFHALTGVWPLVYTGQAGLSQVANCVDNCGLWLAWYASMSWASWTTPNASFSIAPYKAMTAWQFTGGDMDRSMVYLDKESWQKIAKGDSAISVPTSKPVAPQPATPTPQTWTDSLGHKWTKETGTFTTGTSINLRWGATPQSKLISTLPAGTTVKYDAYSRHGGYVWIRQPRNDSYGYLVCREGDKPLGTFK
- a CDS encoding XkdX family protein, which encodes MFDLAKSFEFFYKKYYDMGIYTKKNIANFVKMGCVGSDAYKRITGENYEERNSESTTTA
- a CDS encoding putative phage tail protein; the protein is MRKTDLLAYKPDYYEKVYEMDELLKAQGSSLASFEDLYHQQLLNQFISQADSTGISIFESQYQIIPQKGETLEERRNEVLTHILPPKPITLIYFNQLLRTMNIKATAIVEYGKRKVNIVADRDDITDTQLITVRKLLNIYLPANMLYEIKVKLATSSINERLNVGLSSVVRVNGMALANEDQFNN
- a CDS encoding baseplate J/gp47 family protein, translated to MTPSELIRDIQTKDSNYFLQKMLDTVPDDIDKREGSIIWDALAPAAQVMGQQALQLANIIKLTYTQTSQGEFLDYRAVEHGTNRYPATNAKVKAIAKNEDKKILDNVKVGDQFASIGDSPIFYTVIQIKDDLSLVLRAEDAGSVANGYLGQILPITPNDALSWAEITEIIAPARDEETDEHLRERLLSPSDWISYGGNISDYVKMTSSITDVGAVQVYPVWNGGGTVKLVILNNDLMPASQGLIDEVKNTIDPAEQSGMGVGLAPIDHKVTVVTPTLLKVNVMIDIMLAPNANINTIRSTVQSTIEDYFKELRNDWDNINPVIGRGYAVTIYRSKILSKIMNLDGIANAQLPKLNDKENDINLIFNETTSQLPILGEVTVNA